Proteins found in one Gemmatimonadota bacterium genomic segment:
- the kdsA gene encoding 3-deoxy-8-phosphooctulonate synthase, whose amino-acid sequence MFERFFLIAGPCVLEDDALNLGVAEALVRIGDDLGLPIVFKASFDKANRSRLGAARGPGLDAGLQALARVREATGLPVLTDIHEADQAVPAAEVVQVLQIPAFLCRQTDLLLAAGATGRPVNVKKGQWMEPEEMAGAVDKVRDAGAADVAVTERGTFFGYGDLVVDMRAFARVRGAAGVPCIFDGTHSVQRPGRGGGRSGGDPEHIPALVQAAVAAGADGLFLETHPEPARAPSDATTMLPLDRLRPLLERVLEIRAAAGHGSGA is encoded by the coding sequence GTGTTCGAGCGGTTCTTTCTCATCGCCGGTCCCTGCGTCCTCGAGGACGACGCCTTGAACCTGGGCGTGGCGGAGGCGCTGGTGCGGATCGGGGACGACCTGGGACTGCCCATCGTCTTCAAGGCCTCGTTCGACAAGGCCAACCGCTCGCGGCTGGGCGCGGCCCGGGGGCCCGGCCTCGATGCGGGACTCCAGGCGCTGGCCCGCGTGCGCGAGGCGACCGGCCTGCCCGTGCTGACGGACATCCACGAGGCCGACCAGGCTGTCCCCGCCGCGGAGGTGGTGCAGGTCCTGCAGATCCCGGCGTTCCTGTGCCGGCAGACGGACCTGCTGCTGGCCGCCGGGGCCACGGGGCGACCGGTCAACGTGAAGAAGGGTCAGTGGATGGAGCCCGAGGAGATGGCGGGGGCGGTCGACAAGGTCCGCGACGCCGGGGCCGCCGACGTGGCCGTCACCGAACGAGGCACGTTCTTCGGATACGGCGACCTCGTGGTGGACATGCGTGCCTTCGCGCGCGTCCGGGGTGCCGCGGGCGTCCCGTGCATCTTCGACGGCACCCATTCGGTGCAGCGACCCGGTCGGGGCGGCGGACGCAGTGGCGGGGACCCCGAGCACATCCCGGCGCTCGTCCAGGCGGCCGTCGCGGCCGGCGCGGATGGGCTGTTCCTGGAGACCCACCCGGAGCCGGCCCGCGCGCCGTCGGACGCCACCACCATGCTGCCCCTGGACCGGCTGCGGCCCCTGCTCGAGCGGGTGCTCGAGATCCGGGCGGCCGCCGGACACGGCTCCGGGGCGTGA
- the lptC gene encoding LPS export ABC transporter periplasmic protein LptC: protein MRYGGAGAVLVAALVLVGCEEAATTNVVPPELVGLDADNLVLGMEHEMTQGGVRYATLEADTAFYYQAEGKYDLHQVQLTVYTTTGVERATMTSEWGELVESTEAMIARRNVVLLLPDRDGRLETPELHYDPVNEKFWSDSATVFTEAGRVTRGTGFEADLNFTNVTVRNGSVRGRGVIRF from the coding sequence GTGAGGTACGGAGGCGCGGGAGCGGTGCTGGTGGCGGCGCTGGTGCTCGTCGGCTGCGAGGAGGCGGCCACGACCAACGTGGTGCCACCGGAGTTGGTGGGTCTGGACGCGGACAACCTCGTGTTGGGCATGGAGCACGAGATGACGCAGGGCGGGGTGCGCTACGCCACCCTGGAGGCGGATACGGCGTTCTACTACCAGGCGGAGGGCAAGTACGACCTCCACCAGGTGCAGCTCACGGTCTACACGACCACGGGAGTGGAGCGCGCCACGATGACGTCGGAGTGGGGCGAGCTGGTCGAGTCCACGGAGGCGATGATCGCGCGTCGCAACGTGGTCCTGCTCCTCCCCGACCGGGACGGTCGCCTCGAGACGCCGGAGCTGCATTACGACCCCGTCAACGAGAAGTTCTGGAGCGACTCCGCGACGGTGTTCACGGAGGCGGGCCGGGTGACGCGCGGCACGGGATTCGAGGCCGACCTGAACTTCACCAACGTCACGGTGCGCAACGGCAGCGTGCGCGGCCGGGGCGTGATCCGCTTCTGA
- the kdsB gene encoding 3-deoxy-manno-octulosonate cytidylyltransferase, producing the protein MSDRVLGIVPARIASTRLPRKPLHLLAGRPLIEWVWRRAQALGVFDALLVATDSQEIASVCAGFGATVEMTSAEHPSGTDRVAEVAARAAWSRYDVVVNVQGDEPLVTRATVEGAVRQVSTHGWDVGTCATPLRGPEEWVDPAVVKVVTGDRGRALYFSRAAIPHPREGAPEWGAAPWLRHLGVYAYRRGALEAWVALPPSRLEGVERLEQLRPLEAGIGIGVAVVPEAEGGVDTPEDALRVERRLIQDMESGYV; encoded by the coding sequence ATGAGTGATCGAGTGCTGGGCATCGTCCCGGCGCGGATCGCTTCCACCCGTCTCCCCCGTAAGCCGCTGCACCTCCTGGCTGGTCGCCCCCTCATCGAGTGGGTATGGCGCCGCGCCCAGGCCCTCGGCGTCTTCGACGCCCTGCTCGTGGCCACCGACTCGCAGGAGATCGCCTCCGTGTGCGCGGGCTTCGGCGCTACCGTGGAGATGACGTCCGCCGAGCACCCCTCGGGAACCGATCGGGTCGCCGAGGTGGCCGCGCGGGCCGCCTGGAGTCGCTACGACGTCGTGGTCAACGTGCAGGGGGACGAGCCCCTGGTCACGCGCGCCACCGTCGAAGGCGCGGTGCGGCAGGTGTCCACCCACGGATGGGACGTGGGCACCTGCGCCACACCCCTCCGCGGCCCCGAGGAGTGGGTGGACCCCGCCGTCGTGAAGGTCGTGACCGGGGACCGCGGGCGGGCCCTCTACTTCTCCCGGGCCGCGATCCCGCATCCACGCGAGGGCGCGCCCGAATGGGGCGCGGCGCCCTGGCTCCGGCATCTGGGCGTGTACGCCTACCGGCGCGGAGCGCTCGAGGCCTGGGTGGCTCTGCCCCCCAGCCGGCTGGAGGGGGTGGAGCGGCTGGAGCAGCTGCGACCGCTCGAAGCCGGCATCGGCATCGGGGTCGCGGTGGTACCGGAGGCGGAGGGCGGCGTCGATACGCCCGAGGATGCGCTCCGCGTGGAACGGCGGCTGATCCAGGACATGGAGTCGGGTTATGTTTGA
- a CDS encoding HAD-IIIA family hydrolase yields the protein MSAGSKGGRGLPPALDPAWAAAVRLVVFDVDGVLTDGGIYVRPGPDDGEPVELKRFDIVDGLGIKMLMTAGLEVAFVSGRVSGATAQRAKELGVRECHQDPGARKVPVIAGLLERMGLTWADVALLGDDLPDLPALRRVGLPAAVRDAVPEVVEVARWVGTRPGGRGAAREFAEAILRARGVWPDLVDQYCRERNGDA from the coding sequence GTGAGCGCGGGCTCCAAGGGGGGCCGCGGGCTGCCCCCGGCGCTCGATCCCGCCTGGGCCGCCGCGGTCCGCCTCGTCGTCTTCGACGTGGACGGCGTGCTCACGGACGGGGGCATCTATGTCCGCCCCGGACCCGACGACGGCGAGCCCGTCGAGCTCAAGCGCTTCGATATCGTGGACGGCCTGGGCATCAAGATGCTGATGACCGCCGGGCTGGAGGTGGCCTTCGTGTCGGGCCGCGTGTCGGGGGCCACGGCGCAGCGGGCGAAGGAGCTGGGGGTGCGGGAATGCCACCAGGATCCCGGGGCACGCAAGGTGCCCGTCATCGCGGGCCTCCTGGAGCGGATGGGGCTGACCTGGGCCGACGTGGCCCTCCTGGGGGATGATCTGCCCGACCTTCCGGCGCTCCGGCGGGTAGGACTGCCGGCTGCCGTCCGGGATGCCGTCCCGGAGGTGGTGGAGGTGGCCCGGTGGGTGGGGACCCGCCCGGGAGGACGGGGCGCCGCCCGGGAGTTCGCCGAGGCGATCCTGCGGGCGCGGGGCGTCTGGCCCGACCTCGTGGACCAGTACTGCAGGGAGCGGAATGGAGACGCTTGA
- a CDS encoding CTP synthase, which translates to MTETTQTTKYIFVTGGVVSSLGKGIAAASLGLLLKERGLRVTLQKFDPYINVDPGTLSPFQHGEVFVTDDGAETDLDLGHYERYLDQSLSQANNITTGRIYQTVITKERRGDYLGSTVQVIPHITDEIKRAIRRLSVDHDVVITEIGGTVGDIESLPFLEAIRQFRQDVGRENVLFIHLTLVPYIAAAGELKTKPTQHSVRELMEIGIQPDILICRSEHPVDADIRRKIALFTNVEPDAVIEARDVESIYQVPMELRKQRLDDVVVRRLGLDLPPPDLGPWTDMVETSMHPGRGKVRIAVVGKYTALVDSYKSVQQALLHGGIANDVAVEIDWLNSESFDEDSAASRLAAYDGLLIPGGFGPRGVEGMVAAIRHARESGLPFFGICLGLQCAVIEFARHVCRLGEAHSMEFSEDTGHPVICLMDSQQNVTRKGGTMRLGAYRAALEPGSLAARIYGQSSISERHRHRFEVNNEYRALLEEHGLKVSAVWPDGGLVEIVELPDHPWFLAGQFHPELKSRPMRPHPLFASFIAAAVRRRDGVVPGRRGADEGGAAPVEIGRTADAPAV; encoded by the coding sequence ATGACCGAGACGACGCAGACGACCAAGTACATCTTCGTGACCGGCGGCGTGGTGTCGTCCCTGGGGAAGGGGATCGCTGCCGCGTCCCTGGGCCTGCTCCTCAAGGAGCGGGGCCTCAGGGTCACCCTGCAGAAGTTCGATCCGTACATCAACGTGGATCCCGGCACGCTGTCGCCTTTCCAGCACGGCGAGGTCTTCGTCACCGACGACGGCGCCGAGACCGACCTGGATCTGGGTCACTACGAGCGCTACCTGGATCAGTCTCTCTCGCAGGCCAACAACATCACGACCGGTCGCATCTACCAGACCGTCATCACCAAGGAGCGCCGCGGCGACTACCTCGGTTCGACGGTCCAGGTGATCCCGCACATCACCGACGAGATCAAACGCGCCATCCGCCGTCTGTCGGTCGACCACGACGTGGTCATCACCGAGATCGGCGGAACGGTGGGCGACATCGAATCCCTGCCGTTCCTGGAGGCCATCCGCCAGTTCCGACAGGACGTCGGGCGCGAGAACGTGCTCTTCATCCACCTCACCCTCGTTCCGTACATCGCGGCGGCGGGCGAGCTCAAGACCAAGCCCACCCAGCATTCCGTGCGCGAGCTGATGGAGATCGGGATCCAACCCGACATCCTCATCTGCCGCTCGGAGCATCCGGTGGATGCGGATATCCGACGGAAGATCGCCCTGTTCACGAACGTGGAGCCGGACGCCGTCATCGAAGCCCGCGACGTGGAGAGCATCTACCAGGTCCCGATGGAGCTCCGGAAGCAGCGCCTGGACGACGTCGTCGTCCGCCGGCTCGGTCTGGATCTCCCTCCGCCCGACCTCGGCCCCTGGACCGACATGGTGGAAACCTCCATGCACCCGGGGCGCGGAAAGGTACGCATCGCGGTGGTGGGGAAGTACACGGCCCTCGTCGACTCCTACAAGTCCGTGCAGCAGGCGCTGCTCCATGGCGGGATCGCCAACGACGTCGCCGTCGAGATCGACTGGCTCAACAGCGAGAGCTTCGACGAGGACTCGGCCGCGTCCCGGCTCGCCGCCTACGACGGCCTGTTGATCCCGGGCGGGTTCGGACCTCGCGGTGTGGAGGGCATGGTCGCAGCCATCCGGCATGCGCGCGAGAGCGGGCTGCCGTTCTTCGGCATCTGCCTGGGTCTGCAATGCGCCGTCATCGAGTTCGCACGCCACGTGTGCCGTCTCGGCGAGGCCCACTCCATGGAGTTCTCGGAGGACACGGGACATCCCGTGATCTGCCTCATGGACTCCCAGCAGAACGTCACGCGGAAGGGCGGCACCATGCGCCTCGGTGCCTACCGGGCGGCGCTGGAGCCCGGCTCGCTCGCGGCGCGCATCTACGGGCAGTCCTCCATCAGCGAGCGGCACCGCCATCGCTTCGAGGTCAACAACGAGTACCGGGCGCTCCTGGAGGAGCACGGCCTCAAGGTGAGCGCGGTCTGGCCCGACGGCGGGCTCGTGGAGATCGTCGAGCTTCCGGACCACCCCTGGTTCCTGGCCGGGCAGTTCCATCCCGAGCTCAAGAGCCGGCCCATGCGCCCGCACCCCCTGTTCGCCTCGTTCATCGCCGCTGCGGTGCGGCGCCGGGACGGGGTGGTCCCGGGACGGCGCGGTGCCGACGAGGGCGGCGCGGCCCCCGTCGAGATCGGCCGCACGGCGGACGCCCCGGCGGTCTGA
- a CDS encoding KpsF/GutQ family sugar-phosphate isomerase: METLETSAGRAVAGTPASGRGRGRAHPEDREGVVARGRRVLELEGRSVLALAERLDGAFADAVDLLEGCSGRVVVSGVGKSGIVARKIAATLTSTGTPALFLHPVDGLHGDLGIVGEHDVAILVSRSGETDELHPLLSFLTRGGVPVVALTRPGSALARHATVVLDCTVPAEACPMDLAPTSSTTAALAMGDALAMAVLERKGFAAEDFARLHPGGALGRRLTVRVADVMVADAYPALPAGASMKDCIVPLAEMRGTVPIVDEDRHVVGVVTAGDLTRLMEREPDFLGVPVVDVMTRAPKVARQADLGSAAARVMQAYGVMALPVLDEDEHLCGVVHLHDLMRAGVL; encoded by the coding sequence ATGGAGACGCTTGAGACCAGCGCGGGGCGCGCCGTCGCCGGGACGCCCGCGTCCGGGCGGGGGCGGGGCCGTGCCCACCCGGAGGACCGGGAGGGCGTGGTGGCCCGGGGCCGGCGCGTGCTCGAGCTCGAGGGCCGCTCGGTCCTCGCCCTGGCGGAACGGCTGGACGGAGCGTTCGCCGACGCCGTGGACCTGCTCGAAGGCTGCAGCGGCCGCGTGGTCGTCTCCGGCGTGGGCAAGAGCGGCATCGTGGCGCGGAAGATCGCCGCCACGCTGACGTCCACCGGGACGCCCGCCCTGTTCCTCCACCCGGTCGACGGGCTCCACGGAGACCTCGGCATCGTGGGCGAGCACGACGTCGCGATCCTGGTCTCGCGGAGCGGGGAGACGGACGAGCTCCACCCGCTGCTCAGCTTCCTCACGCGCGGCGGCGTGCCGGTCGTCGCCTTGACCCGCCCGGGATCGGCCCTGGCCCGTCATGCCACGGTCGTCCTCGATTGCACCGTGCCCGCCGAGGCCTGCCCCATGGACCTGGCCCCGACGTCCTCCACCACCGCGGCCCTGGCCATGGGGGACGCGCTGGCCATGGCCGTCCTCGAGCGGAAGGGCTTCGCCGCCGAGGACTTCGCGCGGCTGCACCCCGGGGGCGCCCTCGGTCGGCGCCTGACCGTGCGGGTCGCCGACGTGATGGTCGCCGACGCCTATCCCGCCCTGCCGGCGGGCGCGTCCATGAAGGACTGCATCGTCCCGCTCGCCGAGATGAGGGGCACCGTCCCCATCGTGGATGAGGATCGCCACGTGGTGGGGGTGGTGACGGCGGGAGACCTGACGCGCCTCATGGAGCGCGAGCCGGACTTCCTGGGCGTGCCGGTCGTCGACGTCATGACCCGCGCCCCCAAGGTGGCGCGCCAGGCCGACCTGGGCTCGGCGGCCGCCCGGGTGATGCAGGCCTACGGCGTCATGGCGCTGCCGGTGCTGGACGAAGACGAGCACCTGTGCGGTGTGGTCCATCTCCACGATCTGATGCGGGCGGGGGTGCTGTGA
- a CDS encoding S9 family peptidase yields the protein MRRPIPRVPLRPALLLVALAAPALGAPPVAAQSLTVERFLTDRDLYPVGLPDLEWMPDGGSLSFIQGGPDGTTDLVAIDVASGEGRLLVRGATLVPDGEDAPIAIEGYDWSPDGGRLLLYTRSERVWRENTKGFYYVLDLADGRLRALSDDPGFQQFAKFSPDGTRVGFVRAHDLWVKDLVADTETRLTHDGSEDVINGTFDWVYEEELGLQDGWRWSPDGESIAFWRLDQSAVRTFFMIDDLQDYAATVPVRYPKAGEQNSSVRVGVVAASGGDPRWLDLGTDPDIYVARMDWTPDGRVLLQRLNRLQNRLDVLEGDPATGATRTLFVEESETWVDVDDALTWVDDDRFLWTSDRDGWEHVYLYRRDGTVERQLTRGEFEVTALEGVDPEQGWVWVTTTRQSPLGRQLERVRLTGGELERVSEGEGTHDVDLSPTGAFYIDAWSSLGRPPAYAMHRGNGETVRVLSDNADLAQRLDTLGLGSEEFFHFTTEDGVDLNGWMIRPPGFDPARRYPVLMYVYGGPGSQTVLDSWGGTRWYWHQVLAQRGFVIVSVDGRGTGARGRDFQKTTYLELGRWETHDQIAAARWLATRPWVDPDRIGIWGWSYGGYMTLNALEHGADVFAAGIAVAPVTHFKFYDTIYTERFLRTPQTNAAGYAAYAPLENVDLLEDDLLLVHGTGDDNVHFQNSVQLVDALQQAGKDFDLMIYPNRTHAIEGTRSQMHLYRMMLGWLQEHLGPGTPVS from the coding sequence ATGCGTCGTCCCATCCCCCGCGTCCCCCTGCGGCCAGCCCTCCTGCTGGTGGCCCTCGCCGCTCCCGCGCTCGGCGCCCCACCGGTGGCCGCCCAGAGCCTCACCGTGGAGCGCTTCCTGACCGATCGTGACCTCTACCCGGTGGGTCTGCCCGACCTGGAGTGGATGCCCGACGGCGGCTCGCTGAGCTTCATCCAGGGCGGCCCGGATGGCACGACGGACCTGGTGGCCATCGACGTCGCCAGCGGCGAGGGCCGGCTCCTCGTGCGAGGGGCGACCCTGGTCCCGGACGGAGAGGACGCTCCGATCGCCATCGAAGGCTACGACTGGAGTCCGGACGGTGGACGGCTGTTGCTCTATACGCGCAGCGAGCGGGTGTGGCGGGAGAACACCAAGGGCTTCTACTACGTGCTGGATCTGGCGGACGGCCGCCTGCGCGCGCTCTCGGACGATCCCGGCTTCCAGCAGTTCGCCAAGTTCTCACCCGACGGGACGCGGGTGGGCTTCGTGCGCGCACACGATCTCTGGGTCAAGGACCTCGTGGCCGACACGGAGACCCGACTCACCCACGACGGCAGCGAGGACGTCATCAACGGGACGTTCGACTGGGTCTACGAGGAGGAGCTGGGGTTGCAGGACGGGTGGCGGTGGAGCCCGGACGGGGAGTCGATCGCGTTCTGGCGGCTGGACCAGAGCGCGGTCCGGACGTTCTTCATGATCGACGACCTGCAGGACTACGCGGCCACGGTGCCGGTGCGCTATCCGAAGGCGGGCGAGCAGAACAGCAGCGTGCGGGTCGGGGTCGTCGCCGCCAGCGGGGGCGATCCGCGCTGGCTGGACCTGGGGACCGACCCCGACATCTACGTCGCCCGTATGGACTGGACGCCGGATGGCCGGGTGCTGCTGCAACGCCTCAACCGCCTGCAGAACCGATTGGATGTGCTGGAGGGCGATCCCGCGACCGGTGCCACCCGTACGCTGTTCGTCGAGGAGTCGGAGACCTGGGTGGATGTCGACGACGCCCTCACCTGGGTCGACGACGATCGCTTCCTGTGGACCTCCGACCGTGACGGGTGGGAGCACGTCTATCTGTACCGTCGGGACGGCACCGTGGAGCGCCAGCTCACCCGCGGCGAGTTCGAGGTGACGGCCCTGGAAGGAGTCGATCCGGAGCAGGGTTGGGTCTGGGTCACCACCACGCGCCAGAGTCCGCTGGGCCGGCAGCTCGAGCGGGTGCGTCTGACGGGTGGGGAGCTCGAGCGTGTCTCCGAAGGCGAAGGAACCCACGACGTGGACCTGTCGCCCACAGGTGCGTTCTACATCGACGCCTGGTCGAGCCTGGGTCGTCCGCCCGCGTACGCGATGCACCGTGGGAACGGGGAGACGGTGCGCGTGCTCTCCGACAACGCCGATCTGGCCCAACGCCTGGACACGCTGGGCCTGGGGTCGGAGGAGTTCTTCCACTTCACCACGGAGGACGGGGTGGATCTGAACGGCTGGATGATCCGGCCGCCCGGCTTCGATCCCGCTCGCCGCTATCCCGTCCTGATGTACGTCTACGGCGGCCCCGGCTCGCAGACCGTGCTGGATTCCTGGGGCGGGACGCGCTGGTACTGGCACCAGGTGCTGGCCCAGCGCGGATTCGTGATCGTCAGCGTGGACGGTCGCGGCACCGGGGCCCGTGGGCGCGACTTCCAGAAGACGACGTACCTGGAGCTGGGACGCTGGGAGACGCACGACCAGATCGCGGCGGCCCGCTGGCTCGCGACGCGCCCGTGGGTGGATCCGGACCGGATCGGCATCTGGGGCTGGAGCTATGGCGGCTACATGACGCTCAACGCCCTCGAGCACGGCGCGGACGTCTTCGCGGCCGGCATCGCCGTGGCGCCGGTGACGCACTTCAAGTTCTACGACACGATCTACACCGAACGCTTCCTGCGCACGCCACAGACCAACGCGGCCGGGTACGCGGCCTATGCGCCACTCGAGAACGTGGACCTGCTGGAGGACGACCTGCTGCTGGTGCACGGGACGGGCGACGACAACGTGCACTTCCAGAACTCGGTGCAGCTCGTCGACGCCCTGCAGCAGGCCGGGAAGGACTTCGACCTCATGATCTATCCCAACCGGACCCACGCGATCGAGGGGACGCGCTCGCAGATGCACCTGTACCGCATGATGTTGGGCTGGCTCCAGGAGCACCTGGGGCCGGGCACCCCGGTCTCCTGA
- the lptB gene encoding LPS export ABC transporter ATP-binding protein, protein MSDEQTPGSWQDGEAPRTAGLSSDASALVTVEDTGSRLWAEGLTKVYRKRRVVDGVAIHVQQGEIVGLLGPNGAGKTTTFYMIVGLIPPDRGQVHLDERDLTDVPMYRRARLGVGYLAQEPSVFRKLTVEDNVLAILETLKLSKADERARLEELLAELSLSHLRDSRAYSLSGGERRRLEITRALVQRPKFMLLDEPFAGIDPIAVNDIQTIVRELKTRNIGVIISDHNVEQTLEIVDRAYIMYEGRIRVSGSVSELVWNDEVAEIYLGPTLTARMRQRYARP, encoded by the coding sequence ATGAGCGACGAGCAGACCCCCGGGTCCTGGCAGGACGGGGAGGCACCGCGGACAGCGGGGCTGTCGTCGGACGCGTCCGCCCTGGTCACCGTGGAGGACACCGGAAGCCGTCTGTGGGCCGAGGGCCTGACCAAGGTCTACCGCAAGCGCAGGGTCGTCGATGGCGTGGCCATCCACGTGCAGCAGGGCGAGATCGTGGGCCTGCTGGGTCCCAACGGGGCAGGGAAGACCACCACGTTCTATATGATCGTGGGCCTGATCCCGCCGGACCGGGGTCAGGTCCACCTGGACGAGCGCGACCTCACCGACGTCCCCATGTACCGCCGCGCCCGCCTGGGGGTGGGCTATCTGGCGCAGGAGCCTTCGGTCTTCCGCAAGCTGACGGTGGAGGACAACGTTCTGGCCATCCTGGAGACCCTCAAGCTCTCCAAGGCGGACGAGCGCGCCCGGCTGGAGGAGCTCCTCGCCGAGCTGTCCCTCTCGCACCTGCGTGACTCCAGGGCGTATTCTCTGTCTGGAGGGGAGCGACGCCGGCTGGAGATCACGCGGGCGCTCGTGCAGCGGCCCAAGTTCATGCTGCTGGACGAGCCGTTCGCCGGGATCGATCCCATCGCGGTCAACGACATCCAGACGATCGTCCGGGAGCTGAAGACCCGGAACATCGGGGTCATCATCTCGGACCACAACGTGGAGCAGACCCTTGAGATCGTGGACCGGGCATACATCATGTATGAAGGCCGCATCCGCGTTTCCGGGTCGGTCTCGGAGCTGGTCTGGAACGACGAGGTGGCCGAGATCTACCTCGGCCCCACGCTGACGGCGCGCATGCGCCAGCGGTACGCCAGACCCT